A genome region from Solanum pennellii chromosome 12, SPENNV200 includes the following:
- the LOC107006927 gene encoding protein LURP-one-related 11-like, with product MAKIYPETLKNYSSSSSSSSSSSSSCYVTSTREIFTIWMKSLVYHGNGCTVFNSKGDIVFRVDNYQERNSNEVFLMDLSGQVLFSIKKERLRLLGRWSGYLSGGFKGKPWFQVRRNWKYSNGDVICDVNLGCDKSIKSCYKIQQIDKKSSFQISNNIGQLVAKVNQKQSSRGFGYGDDVLNLEVEPQVDYSFIVALVTICGLIKHKL from the exons ATGGCCAAAATATATCCAGAAACACTCAAGaactactcttcttcttcttcttcgtcttcgTCCTCGTCCTCGTCTTGTTATGTGACATCCACTAGAGAAATATTTACTATATGGATGAAATCTCTAGTGTATCATGGGAATGGTTGTACTGTTTTTAATTCTAAAGGTGATATTGTTTTTAGAGTTGATAATTACCAAGAAAGAAATAGTAATGAAGTTTTCCTCATGGATCTTAGTGGACAAGTTCTCTTCTCAATTAAAAAAGag AGACTAAGATTACTTGGTAGATGGAGTGGATATTTAAGTGGTGGATTTAAAGGAAAGCCATGGTTTCAAGTGAGAAGAAATTGGAAATATTCAAACGGAGATGTTATTTGTGATGTAAATTTAGGGTGTGATAAATCTATTAAAAGTTGTTATAAGATTCAACAAATTGACAAAAAATCATCATTTCAAATCTCAAATAATATTGGTCAACTTGTAGCAAAG GTAAATCAAAAGCAATCATCAAGAGGATTTGGGTATGGTGATGATGTGTTAAATCTAGAAGTGGAACCTCAAGTTGATTACTCATTTATTGTGGCTCTTGTGACAATATGTGGTTTGATTAAACACAAATTATAA
- the LOC107005506 gene encoding probable LRR receptor-like serine/threonine-protein kinase At1g63430 isoform X1, with amino-acid sequence MSTRRVKMRNWVLIGVLVTVGLVFLKCDALPANEVHALNNFREAIYEDPHLVFSNWNAVDSDPCGWSGIFCSMARDHVIKINISGASLKGFISPNLHLISYLEELILHGNVLIGTIPKEIGLLKNLKVLDLGSNQLAGPIPLELGNLSNIIKINLQSNGLTGKLPSELGKLIYLQELRVDRNKLKGPLPASNGSNFTSSAYGMNASGAKPTGLCRLSQLRVADFSFNFFFGSIPKCLDYLSKTSFQGNCLQAKDPRQRSTALCGGTPPAKSNPAQSNNKHRTVEGRAKHKSASKPTWLFVLELVTGVIAGSLFLVAILAAIQKCKNRSSIIIPWKKSASMKDHLKDHMEVYVDTEMLKDVVRYSRQELEVACEDFSNIIGSSPDSLVYKGTVKGGPELAVISICVKEEQWNTYLEVYFQKEVAELARINHENTAKLLGYCRESSPFTRMLVFEYASNGTLYEHLHYGEGCQLSWTRRMKIVLGIAKGLKYLHSELDPPFTISELNSNAVYLTEDFSPKLVDFESWKTTFARSEKNSGAISGEGTMCVLPNSLQSRHLDMQGNIYAFGVLLLEIISGRPPYCKDKGCLVDWAKEFLELPEVLPYVVDPELKHFRYEDLKVISEVVNLCICPNSSSRTSMKDLCAMLEIDIDTSITAELKASSLAWAELALSS; translated from the exons ATGAGTACAAGAAGAGTAAAAATGAGAAATTGGGTTTTAATTGGAGTTTTAGTGACTGTTGGGCTGGTTTTTCTGAAATGTGATGCTTTGCCAGCTAATGAAG TTCATGCTCTAAATAACTTCAGGGAAGCTATATATGAAGATCCACATCTGGTATTCTCAAATTGGAATGCTGTAGATTCAGATCCTTGTGGATGGTCTGGAATTTTTTGCTCAATGGCACGAGATCATGTCATAAAAAT TAACATCTCTGGTGCTTCTTTGAAGGGTTTTATTTCGCCGAATTTGcatttgatttcttatttgGAAGAACT GATATTGCATGGAAATGTACTGATTGGTACAATACCGAAGGAGATTGGCttgttgaaaaatttaaaggtcTTGGATTTGGGTTCTAATCAGCTCGCAGGACCAATTCCTCTCGAGCTTGGCAATTTGTCAAACATTATAAAGAT AAACCTTCAATCCAATGGATTAACAGGTAAATTGCCCTCTGAGCTCGGTAAATTGATATACCTTCAGGAACTTCGTGTGGACAGAAATAAGCTCAAAGGACCACTGCCTGCCAGTAATGGCTCAAATTTTACATCCAGTGCTTATGGGAT GAATGCCTCTGGTGCCAAACCTACTGGTCTTTGTCGTTTATCTCAACTGAGAGTTGCTGATTTCTCCTTCAACTTCTTCTTTGGTAGCATACCGAAGTGTCTGGATTACCTTTCAAA AACTAGCTTTCAAGGAAATTGCCTTCAAGCAAAAGATCCCAGGCAGCGTTCTACTGCTTTATGTG GAGGCACTCCACCTGCCAAAAGCAATCCAGCACAGAGCAATAATAAGCACCGGACTGTTGAAGGAAGAGCCAAACATAAGTCTGCTTCAAAACCTACCTGGCTTTTTGTGTTAGAACTGGTAACTGGAGTTATTGCAGGTTCTCTCTTCCTTGTGGCTATTCTGGCTGCCATTCAGAAGTGTAAGAACAGATCTTCAATTATCATCCCTTGGAAGAAATCAGCAAGTATGAAAGACCATTTGAAAGACCATATGGAAGTTTATGTAG ATACTGAGATGCTAAAGGACGTTGTAAGATATAGCAGACAAGAACTTGAGGTAGCTTGTGAAGATTTCAGCAACATTATTGGATCCTCACCAGACAGCTTGGTCTATAAAGGAACTGTGAAAGGCGGACCTGAATTAGCTGTAATTTCCATTTGTGTCAAAGAAGAGCAGTGGAACACCTATTTAGAGGTTTATTTTCAGAAAGAG GTAGCAGAATTGGCCAGAATAAATCACGAGAACACTGCAAAACTTCTAGGTTACTGCAGAGAGAGCAGTCCCTTCACAAGGATGTTGGTGTTCGAGTATGCATCTAACGGGACTTTATATGAACACCTCCATT ATGGAGAAGGATGCCAACTTTCTTGGACGCGGCGAATGAAAATAGTTCTTGGCATCGCTAAAGGACTGAAATATCTCCATTCAGAACTTGATCCGCCATTCACTATATCAGAACTGAATTCAAATGCTGTATATCTCACAGAAGATTTTTCTCCCAAG CTTGTTGATTTTGAAAGTTGGAAAACAACATTTGCCAGATCAGAAAAGAACTCGGGTGCTATCAGTGGTGAAGGAACAATGTGTGTCCTTCCAAATTCTCTACAGAGCCGTCATCTTGACATGCAGGGTAACATCTATGCATTTGGAGTACTACTGCTTGAAATAATCAGCGGAAGACCTCCATATTGCAAAGACAAAGGGTGCTTAGTAGATTGG GCCAAAGAATTCCTTGAATTGCCAGAGGTATTGCCATATGTTGTAGATCCCGAGTTGAAACATTTCAGATACGAAGACCTTAAAGTGATATCTGAAGTGGTCAATCTCTGTATCTGCCCAAATTCGAGTAGCAGGACTTCGATGAAAGATTTGTGTGCTATGCTGGAGATCGATATTGACACATCCATAACTGCAGAGCTCAAGGCATCGTCTTTAGCATGGGCTGAGCTTGCACTCTCATCCTAA
- the LOC107005506 gene encoding probable LRR receptor-like serine/threonine-protein kinase At1g63430 isoform X2 gives MARDHVIKINISGASLKGFISPNLHLISYLEELILHGNVLIGTIPKEIGLLKNLKVLDLGSNQLAGPIPLELGNLSNIIKINLQSNGLTGKLPSELGKLIYLQELRVDRNKLKGPLPASNGSNFTSSAYGMNASGAKPTGLCRLSQLRVADFSFNFFFGSIPKCLDYLSKTSFQGNCLQAKDPRQRSTALCGGTPPAKSNPAQSNNKHRTVEGRAKHKSASKPTWLFVLELVTGVIAGSLFLVAILAAIQKCKNRSSIIIPWKKSASMKDHLKDHMEVYVDTEMLKDVVRYSRQELEVACEDFSNIIGSSPDSLVYKGTVKGGPELAVISICVKEEQWNTYLEVYFQKEVAELARINHENTAKLLGYCRESSPFTRMLVFEYASNGTLYEHLHYGEGCQLSWTRRMKIVLGIAKGLKYLHSELDPPFTISELNSNAVYLTEDFSPKLVDFESWKTTFARSEKNSGAISGEGTMCVLPNSLQSRHLDMQGNIYAFGVLLLEIISGRPPYCKDKGCLVDWAKEFLELPEVLPYVVDPELKHFRYEDLKVISEVVNLCICPNSSSRTSMKDLCAMLEIDIDTSITAELKASSLAWAELALSS, from the exons ATGGCACGAGATCATGTCATAAAAAT TAACATCTCTGGTGCTTCTTTGAAGGGTTTTATTTCGCCGAATTTGcatttgatttcttatttgGAAGAACT GATATTGCATGGAAATGTACTGATTGGTACAATACCGAAGGAGATTGGCttgttgaaaaatttaaaggtcTTGGATTTGGGTTCTAATCAGCTCGCAGGACCAATTCCTCTCGAGCTTGGCAATTTGTCAAACATTATAAAGAT AAACCTTCAATCCAATGGATTAACAGGTAAATTGCCCTCTGAGCTCGGTAAATTGATATACCTTCAGGAACTTCGTGTGGACAGAAATAAGCTCAAAGGACCACTGCCTGCCAGTAATGGCTCAAATTTTACATCCAGTGCTTATGGGAT GAATGCCTCTGGTGCCAAACCTACTGGTCTTTGTCGTTTATCTCAACTGAGAGTTGCTGATTTCTCCTTCAACTTCTTCTTTGGTAGCATACCGAAGTGTCTGGATTACCTTTCAAA AACTAGCTTTCAAGGAAATTGCCTTCAAGCAAAAGATCCCAGGCAGCGTTCTACTGCTTTATGTG GAGGCACTCCACCTGCCAAAAGCAATCCAGCACAGAGCAATAATAAGCACCGGACTGTTGAAGGAAGAGCCAAACATAAGTCTGCTTCAAAACCTACCTGGCTTTTTGTGTTAGAACTGGTAACTGGAGTTATTGCAGGTTCTCTCTTCCTTGTGGCTATTCTGGCTGCCATTCAGAAGTGTAAGAACAGATCTTCAATTATCATCCCTTGGAAGAAATCAGCAAGTATGAAAGACCATTTGAAAGACCATATGGAAGTTTATGTAG ATACTGAGATGCTAAAGGACGTTGTAAGATATAGCAGACAAGAACTTGAGGTAGCTTGTGAAGATTTCAGCAACATTATTGGATCCTCACCAGACAGCTTGGTCTATAAAGGAACTGTGAAAGGCGGACCTGAATTAGCTGTAATTTCCATTTGTGTCAAAGAAGAGCAGTGGAACACCTATTTAGAGGTTTATTTTCAGAAAGAG GTAGCAGAATTGGCCAGAATAAATCACGAGAACACTGCAAAACTTCTAGGTTACTGCAGAGAGAGCAGTCCCTTCACAAGGATGTTGGTGTTCGAGTATGCATCTAACGGGACTTTATATGAACACCTCCATT ATGGAGAAGGATGCCAACTTTCTTGGACGCGGCGAATGAAAATAGTTCTTGGCATCGCTAAAGGACTGAAATATCTCCATTCAGAACTTGATCCGCCATTCACTATATCAGAACTGAATTCAAATGCTGTATATCTCACAGAAGATTTTTCTCCCAAG CTTGTTGATTTTGAAAGTTGGAAAACAACATTTGCCAGATCAGAAAAGAACTCGGGTGCTATCAGTGGTGAAGGAACAATGTGTGTCCTTCCAAATTCTCTACAGAGCCGTCATCTTGACATGCAGGGTAACATCTATGCATTTGGAGTACTACTGCTTGAAATAATCAGCGGAAGACCTCCATATTGCAAAGACAAAGGGTGCTTAGTAGATTGG GCCAAAGAATTCCTTGAATTGCCAGAGGTATTGCCATATGTTGTAGATCCCGAGTTGAAACATTTCAGATACGAAGACCTTAAAGTGATATCTGAAGTGGTCAATCTCTGTATCTGCCCAAATTCGAGTAGCAGGACTTCGATGAAAGATTTGTGTGCTATGCTGGAGATCGATATTGACACATCCATAACTGCAGAGCTCAAGGCATCGTCTTTAGCATGGGCTGAGCTTGCACTCTCATCCTAA